A single Rubrivivax gelatinosus IL144 DNA region contains:
- a CDS encoding quinoprotein relay system zinc metallohydrolase 2, with amino-acid sequence MSVSPCRRAGWALLLAAVWLAGCAGDPRGGAAAAAAAPLSLEVVAAGVYVHRGEQQEFDETNRGDVANVGFVVGDRCVAVIDTGSTLEVGRRLLAAVRSVTAKPVCFVVNTHMHPDHVLGNAAFEGVDGGPVFVGHARLPGALAVRAGSYLRAVQRDVGPPAEGTRVLLPSRLVEQQDSLDLGGRRLLLRAWPTAHTDNDLTVWDEATRTLWTGDLLFVGRIPAIDGRLSGWLAACRELALSPAERLVPGHGDFHGAWRDTLARQTDYLEAVQAQVRSAIKAGRTLPEMLAQDAAADATAGRSAWALYDQYHRRNLTAAYAELEWE; translated from the coding sequence GTGAGCGTGTCGCCGTGCCGCCGCGCCGGGTGGGCGCTGCTGCTGGCGGCCGTCTGGCTGGCCGGATGCGCCGGCGATCCCCGCGGTGGCGCAGCCGCGGCCGCCGCGGCGCCCTTGTCGCTGGAGGTCGTGGCCGCCGGCGTCTACGTGCATCGCGGCGAACAGCAGGAGTTCGACGAGACCAACCGTGGCGACGTGGCCAACGTCGGCTTCGTCGTCGGCGATCGCTGCGTCGCCGTGATCGACACCGGCAGCACGCTGGAAGTCGGCCGGCGCCTGCTGGCCGCGGTGCGCAGCGTCACGGCCAAGCCGGTGTGCTTCGTCGTCAACACGCACATGCATCCCGACCACGTGCTAGGCAACGCGGCGTTCGAGGGCGTCGACGGCGGGCCGGTGTTCGTCGGACACGCGCGCCTGCCGGGCGCGCTCGCGGTTCGTGCCGGAAGCTACCTGCGGGCCGTGCAGCGCGACGTCGGGCCGCCGGCAGAGGGGACGCGGGTGCTGCTGCCTTCGCGTCTGGTCGAGCAGCAGGACAGCCTGGACCTCGGCGGGCGACGGCTGCTGCTGCGGGCCTGGCCGACGGCTCATACGGACAACGACCTGACCGTCTGGGACGAGGCCACGCGCACGCTCTGGACGGGCGACCTGCTGTTCGTCGGCCGCATCCCGGCGATCGACGGCAGGTTGTCGGGCTGGCTCGCGGCCTGTCGCGAGCTCGCGCTGTCGCCGGCCGAACGGCTGGTGCCGGGGCACGGCGACTTCCACGGCGCCTGGCGCGACACGCTCGCGCGGCAGACCGACTACCTGGAGGCGGTGCAGGCCCAGGTCCGCAGCGCGATCAAGGCCGGCAGAACGCTGCCCGAGATGCTGGCTCAGGACGCTGCGGCGGACGCGACGGCAGGGCGTTCGGCCTGGGCGTTGTACGACCAGTACCACCGGCGCAATCTAACTGCGGCTTATGCCGAGCTCGAGTGGGAATGA
- a CDS encoding quinoprotein dehydrogenase-associated SoxYZ-like carrier has product MPESRSMHRRDVLRWSLAAAGVGLAGRGAAADAPGRQKPDPWPALRQAVFGTREIGSADGVIELEAPVRAEDAAVVPIAVRALIPQTPQRYIRRIQLVIDHNPSPFGVAIDFTPLSGRADFETRVRVEEYTTVRAIAELNDGRLVMDTRFVKASGGCSAPAGKDAAEAMAHLGRMRLSVNPPAAPGEAAVAQLMVSHPNISGLAIDQLTRLAPHPRFVRRVAITFEGRPVLTADVDFTLSENPNLRFRVQPTGPGELKAVVVDTESATFDISAPVTAS; this is encoded by the coding sequence ATGCCTGAGTCGAGATCCATGCATCGCCGCGATGTGCTCCGCTGGAGCCTCGCGGCCGCGGGCGTCGGACTGGCAGGCCGTGGCGCCGCGGCGGACGCTCCCGGGCGGCAGAAGCCCGACCCGTGGCCGGCGCTGCGGCAGGCCGTGTTCGGCACGCGCGAGATCGGATCGGCGGACGGCGTCATCGAGCTGGAGGCGCCGGTCCGGGCGGAGGATGCGGCCGTCGTGCCGATCGCCGTTCGAGCGCTGATTCCCCAGACGCCGCAGCGCTACATCCGGCGCATCCAGTTGGTCATCGACCACAACCCGTCGCCGTTCGGGGTGGCGATCGACTTCACGCCCTTGTCGGGCCGCGCCGACTTCGAGACCCGCGTCAGGGTCGAGGAATACACGACGGTGCGGGCGATCGCCGAACTGAACGACGGCAGGCTCGTCATGGACACCCGCTTCGTCAAGGCTTCCGGCGGATGCTCGGCGCCGGCCGGCAAGGACGCCGCCGAAGCGATGGCCCATCTCGGCCGCATGCGGCTGAGCGTGAACCCGCCCGCGGCGCCCGGAGAAGCGGCCGTGGCGCAGCTGATGGTGAGCCACCCCAACATCTCCGGGCTCGCGATCGACCAGCTGACGCGCCTGGCCCCGCATCCGCGCTTCGTGCGGCGCGTGGCGATCACCTTCGAAGGCCGCCCGGTGCTGACCGCCGACGTGGACTTCACGCTGAGCGAGAACCCGAACCTGCGCTTTCGTGTCCAGCCCACGGGGCCCGGCGAGCTGAAGGCCGTGGTCGTCGACACCGAGTCGGCCACTTTCGACATCAGCGCCCCCGTGACGGCGTCGTGA
- a CDS encoding efflux RND transporter permease subunit, which yields MLNVSSWSIRNPTPAILLFVLLTLAGLLGFRAMKVQNFPDIDLPMVTVTASLPGASPAQLETEVARKIENSIATVQGVKHVYTNLQDGTATLTVEFRLEKPTQEAVDDVRDAVARVRSDLPADLRDPVIQKLDLAGSPILTYTVSSARMDDEALSWFVDNQVTKAMLAVPGVGAVTRVGGVTREVRVELDPAKLLALNATAADISRQLRRIQQEASGGRAGLGGAEQSVRTLATVQSAAELAAMTVSLGDGRQIRLDQVATVADTVAEQRSAALLNGKPVVGFEIVRSRGAGEIDVTDGVRATLERLKQSHPDIQLTEAFNFVDPVVENYDGSMKLLYEGAALAVLVVFLFLRDARSTFVSAVALPLAAIPTFAAMQLLGFSVNGITLLSLSLVVGVLVDDAIVEIENITRHLRMGKTPYQAAMEAADEIGLAVIATTFTLIAVFLPTAFMGGVPGKFFVQFGWTAAIAVFFSLLVARMLTPMMAAYLLKAPRHEAREPGWLAPYLNVVRWCLKHRLRTLAAAALFFVGSFALVPLLDTGFLPPDDLSQTQVTLTLPPGSSFRQTYALAEQARQVVQRNPQVKMVYTAIGGGSAGSDPFAFGGGSNVRTAVLTVNMTHRSERKGLSKQAVEAQLRSALEAVPGARVQVGMGSSNEKYVLVLAGEDGAALAEHARVVERELRTLPGIGAVTSTASLVRPELVVRPDFARAADLGVTSADIADTLRIATAGDYEQDLAKLDLSQRQVPVVVRLPDDARQDIDLLSRLPVPGRRGPVALSNVATLEIASGPSEIARYDRLRNVNFEIELNQRPLGEVQDAAQALPSLRQLPPGVMQTSVGDAEVMEELFASFGLAMATGVLCIYVVLVLLFKDFVQPLTILAALLLSVPGAFLALFVTHTALSMPSMIGLVMLMGIATKNSILLIDYVILARREHGLARWDAIVDACRKRARPIVMTTVAMGAGMMPIALGLGVDPSFRAPMAIVVIGGLITSTFLSLLVIPVVFTFVDDAEQWVARKIRRTDRQGPQTPDGGSFMPPRFGPP from the coding sequence ATGCTCAACGTCTCCTCCTGGTCGATCCGCAATCCGACGCCGGCGATCCTGCTGTTCGTGCTGCTCACGCTGGCCGGGCTGCTGGGCTTTCGGGCGATGAAGGTCCAGAACTTCCCCGACATCGACCTGCCGATGGTCACCGTGACGGCGTCGCTGCCCGGCGCGTCGCCGGCGCAGCTGGAGACCGAGGTCGCACGCAAGATCGAGAACTCGATCGCCACGGTGCAGGGCGTCAAGCACGTCTACACCAACCTGCAGGACGGCACCGCGACGCTGACCGTCGAGTTCCGCCTGGAGAAGCCGACGCAGGAGGCCGTCGACGACGTGCGCGACGCCGTCGCGCGCGTGCGCTCGGACCTGCCGGCCGACCTGCGCGACCCGGTGATCCAGAAGCTCGACCTCGCCGGCTCGCCGATCCTGACCTACACCGTGTCCTCGGCACGCATGGACGACGAGGCGCTGTCGTGGTTCGTCGACAACCAGGTCACCAAGGCGATGCTGGCGGTGCCGGGGGTCGGTGCCGTCACGCGCGTGGGCGGCGTCACGCGTGAAGTGCGGGTCGAACTCGACCCGGCCAAGCTGCTGGCGCTGAACGCCACCGCGGCCGACATCTCGCGCCAGCTGCGCCGCATCCAGCAGGAGGCCTCGGGCGGGCGTGCCGGCCTGGGCGGTGCCGAACAGTCGGTGCGCACGCTGGCCACCGTGCAGTCGGCTGCCGAGCTGGCGGCGATGACCGTGTCGCTGGGCGACGGCCGCCAGATCCGCCTCGACCAGGTGGCCACGGTCGCCGACACGGTGGCCGAGCAGCGCTCGGCCGCGCTGCTGAACGGCAAGCCGGTGGTCGGCTTCGAGATCGTGCGCTCGCGCGGCGCCGGCGAGATCGACGTCACGGACGGCGTGCGCGCCACGCTCGAGCGGCTGAAGCAGTCGCATCCCGACATCCAGCTCACCGAGGCCTTCAACTTCGTCGACCCCGTCGTCGAGAACTACGACGGCTCGATGAAGCTGCTGTACGAAGGCGCCGCGCTGGCGGTGCTGGTGGTCTTCCTGTTCCTGCGCGACGCGCGCTCGACCTTCGTGTCGGCCGTGGCGCTGCCGCTGGCGGCCATCCCCACCTTCGCCGCGATGCAGCTGCTGGGCTTCAGCGTCAACGGCATCACGCTGCTGAGCCTGTCGCTGGTGGTCGGCGTCCTGGTCGACGACGCGATCGTCGAGATCGAGAACATCACGCGCCACCTGCGCATGGGCAAGACGCCGTACCAGGCGGCGATGGAGGCCGCCGACGAGATCGGGCTGGCGGTGATCGCCACCACCTTCACGCTGATCGCGGTGTTCCTGCCGACGGCCTTCATGGGCGGGGTGCCGGGCAAGTTCTTCGTCCAGTTCGGCTGGACGGCGGCGATCGCGGTGTTCTTCTCGCTGCTGGTCGCGCGCATGCTGACGCCGATGATGGCCGCCTACCTGCTGAAGGCGCCGCGGCACGAGGCGCGCGAGCCGGGCTGGCTGGCGCCGTACCTGAACGTGGTGCGCTGGTGCCTGAAGCACCGGCTGCGCACGCTGGCCGCGGCGGCGCTGTTCTTCGTCGGGTCGTTCGCGCTGGTGCCGCTGCTGGACACCGGCTTCCTCCCGCCCGACGACCTGTCGCAGACGCAGGTGACGCTGACGCTGCCGCCCGGCAGCAGTTTCAGGCAGACCTACGCGCTGGCCGAACAGGCGCGGCAGGTGGTGCAGCGCAACCCGCAGGTCAAAATGGTCTACACCGCGATCGGCGGCGGCAGCGCGGGCTCGGATCCCTTCGCCTTCGGCGGCGGCTCCAACGTTCGCACCGCGGTGCTGACCGTCAACATGACGCACCGCAGCGAGCGCAAGGGCCTGAGCAAGCAGGCCGTCGAGGCCCAGCTGCGCAGCGCGCTCGAAGCCGTGCCCGGCGCCCGGGTGCAGGTGGGCATGGGCTCGTCGAACGAGAAGTACGTGCTGGTGCTGGCCGGCGAGGACGGCGCCGCGCTGGCCGAGCACGCGCGTGTCGTCGAGCGCGAGCTGCGCACGCTGCCGGGCATCGGCGCCGTCACCTCGACGGCCAGCCTGGTGCGGCCGGAGCTGGTGGTGCGGCCCGACTTCGCGCGTGCCGCCGACCTCGGCGTCACCTCGGCCGACATCGCCGACACGCTGCGCATCGCCACCGCGGGCGACTACGAGCAGGACCTGGCCAAGCTCGACCTCAGCCAGCGCCAGGTGCCGGTGGTGGTGAGGCTCCCGGACGATGCGCGGCAGGACATCGACCTGCTGTCGCGCCTGCCGGTGCCGGGCCGGCGCGGCCCGGTCGCGCTGTCGAACGTGGCGACGCTGGAGATCGCCAGCGGCCCGTCCGAGATCGCGCGCTACGACCGGCTGCGCAACGTCAACTTCGAGATCGAACTCAACCAGCGGCCGCTGGGCGAGGTGCAGGACGCGGCGCAGGCGCTGCCCAGCCTGCGCCAGCTGCCGCCCGGCGTGATGCAGACCTCGGTGGGCGACGCCGAGGTGATGGAGGAGCTGTTCGCGAGCTTCGGCCTGGCGATGGCCACCGGCGTGCTGTGCATCTACGTCGTGCTGGTGCTGCTGTTCAAGGACTTCGTGCAGCCGCTGACCATCCTCGCGGCGCTGCTGCTCTCGGTGCCGGGCGCCTTCCTGGCGCTGTTCGTCACGCACACCGCGCTGTCGATGCCGTCGATGATCGGCCTGGTGATGCTGATGGGCATCGCGACCAAGAACTCGATCCTGCTGATCGACTACGTGATCCTGGCGCGGCGCGAGCACGGCCTGGCGCGCTGGGACGCCATCGTCGACGCCTGCCGCAAGCGCGCGCGGCCGATCGTCATGACGACGGTGGCGATGGGCGCCGGCATGATGCCGATCGCGCTCGGCCTGGGCGTGGACCCGAGCTTCCGCGCGCCGATGGCGATCGTCGTGATCGGCGGCCTGATTACCTCGACCTTCCTCAGCCTGCTGGTGATCCCGGTCGTGTTCACCTTCGTCGACGACGCCGAGCAGTGGGTGGCGCGCAAGATCAGGAGAACCGACCGCCAGGGGCCGCAAACGCCGGATGGCGGCTCCTTCATGCCGCCTCGATTCGGCCCGCCCTGA
- a CDS encoding efflux RND transporter periplasmic adaptor subunit — translation MPFAMPSRSKLLVLSCTVAAVAAAAFLAFGARAADEPKAAPAPKAALTVTVTQPQIERLPIRIAANGNVAAWQEASVGTEANGLRLAEVRANVGDVVKRGQVLAVFAPDTVQADLAQIDAGVAEAEAALAEAAADAGRARELQPSGALSAQQVSQYLTAERTAQARLQAQRAAARVQRLRLAQTQVLAPDAGVISARSATVGAVLPAGQELFRLIRQGRLEWRAELPSSDLARVKPGMRARVLPINDGAAVAGTVRVVAPTVDAQTRNGIVYVDLGPSADTRAGMFARGEFEVGSSEALTLPQSAVVLRDGFHYVLKLSADSRVALTKVAVGRRAGERIEITGGLDAAAKVVAAGSGFLGDGDTVRVVGAPRSAAVTAGN, via the coding sequence ATGCCTTTCGCCATGCCCTCGCGTTCCAAGCTCCTCGTGCTGTCGTGCACGGTGGCTGCCGTGGCCGCTGCCGCCTTCCTCGCGTTCGGTGCCCGCGCTGCCGACGAGCCGAAGGCCGCGCCGGCACCCAAGGCCGCGCTGACGGTGACCGTGACCCAGCCGCAGATCGAGCGGCTGCCGATCCGCATCGCCGCCAACGGCAACGTCGCCGCCTGGCAGGAAGCCAGCGTCGGCACCGAAGCCAACGGCCTGCGCCTGGCCGAGGTGCGCGCCAACGTCGGCGACGTCGTCAAACGCGGCCAGGTGCTCGCGGTGTTCGCGCCCGACACGGTGCAGGCCGATCTGGCGCAGATCGACGCCGGCGTCGCCGAAGCCGAGGCCGCGCTGGCCGAGGCCGCCGCCGACGCCGGGCGCGCCCGCGAGCTGCAGCCCAGCGGCGCCTTGAGTGCGCAGCAGGTCAGCCAGTACCTCACCGCCGAACGAACGGCCCAAGCCCGCTTGCAGGCGCAGCGCGCCGCCGCCCGCGTGCAGCGGCTGCGGCTGGCGCAGACGCAGGTGCTCGCGCCCGACGCCGGTGTCATCTCGGCCCGCTCGGCCACCGTCGGTGCGGTGCTGCCGGCCGGGCAGGAGCTGTTCCGCCTGATCCGCCAGGGCCGCCTGGAATGGCGCGCCGAGCTGCCGTCCAGCGACCTGGCGCGCGTGAAGCCCGGCATGCGGGCCCGCGTGCTGCCGATCAATGACGGCGCCGCTGTCGCCGGCACGGTGCGCGTCGTCGCCCCGACCGTCGACGCCCAGACGCGCAACGGCATCGTCTACGTCGACCTCGGCCCGTCGGCGGACACCCGGGCCGGCATGTTCGCGCGCGGCGAGTTCGAGGTCGGCAGCAGCGAGGCGCTGACCTTGCCGCAGAGCGCGGTCGTGCTGCGCGACGGTTTCCACTATGTGCTGAAGCTGAGCGCCGACTCCCGGGTCGCGCTGACCAAGGTGGCCGTCGGCCGGCGCGCCGGCGAGCGCATCGAGATCACCGGCGGGCTCGACGCCGCGGCCAAGGTGGTCGCCGCGGGCAGCGGCTTCCTCGGCGACGGCGACACCGTGAGGGTGGTCGGCGCGCCGCGCTCCGCGGCCGTGACGGCCGGCAACTGA
- a CDS encoding efflux transporter outer membrane subunit, with product MHLTFHRRAAPALAALLLGACAAVEPPPAPAAVAPPQWSAPLPHDGRVADLTRWWQQFDDPLLVQLIAAAQQESPTLAAAASRLAQSRAAGVAAGAALLPTLEATAGVTRARSELGASVGTSRSAGLQAGWELDLFGGGRAARDAAQARFEGAQASWHAARVSVAAEVAGRYLALRACEAQLVQSRADAASRAESARLTELSARAGFRAPADAALARASAAQGNALLTAQQAQCDAELKALVALTGDDEPGLRGRLAARTAELPRPAQIDVQAVPGALLNQRPDLYAAGRDLVAASGDLAQSRAARLPRITLAGTVAAARLDAAGAQLDGRTWSVGPLAVTLPLFDGGTRRANVDAARTAYDAAAVAYRSQLRAAVREVEEALLQLKSTATRADDASTAAEGYELAFRATERRQQSGAASLFELEDARRSAVQARVALIDLQRERVAAWIALYRALGGGWSAADATAAQDPNR from the coding sequence ATGCATCTCACGTTCCACCGCCGTGCCGCGCCGGCCCTGGCGGCCTTGCTGCTGGGCGCCTGTGCGGCGGTCGAGCCGCCGCCTGCACCTGCGGCCGTCGCGCCGCCGCAATGGTCGGCGCCGCTGCCGCACGACGGCCGCGTGGCCGATCTGACGCGCTGGTGGCAGCAGTTCGACGACCCGTTGCTCGTGCAGCTGATCGCCGCAGCGCAGCAGGAAAGCCCGACGCTCGCCGCCGCCGCGTCCCGGCTGGCGCAGTCGCGCGCGGCCGGCGTCGCCGCCGGGGCGGCGCTGCTGCCGACGCTCGAGGCCACGGCCGGCGTCACCCGTGCTCGGTCCGAGCTGGGTGCTTCGGTCGGCACCAGCCGCTCGGCCGGGCTGCAGGCGGGCTGGGAGCTCGACCTCTTCGGCGGCGGCCGCGCCGCCCGCGACGCGGCGCAGGCGCGTTTCGAAGGCGCCCAAGCGTCGTGGCACGCGGCGCGTGTGTCGGTGGCCGCCGAGGTCGCCGGCCGCTACCTCGCGCTGCGCGCCTGCGAAGCGCAGCTCGTGCAGAGCCGCGCCGACGCCGCGTCGCGCGCCGAATCGGCCCGGCTGACCGAACTCAGCGCCCGCGCGGGGTTCCGGGCGCCGGCCGACGCCGCGCTGGCCCGCGCCAGCGCCGCGCAGGGCAACGCGCTGCTCACCGCCCAGCAGGCGCAGTGCGACGCCGAACTCAAGGCGCTGGTCGCGCTGACCGGTGACGACGAGCCTGGCCTGCGCGGCCGTCTCGCGGCCCGCACGGCCGAGCTGCCGCGCCCGGCGCAGATCGACGTGCAGGCCGTGCCCGGCGCGCTGCTGAACCAGCGGCCCGACCTCTACGCCGCCGGCCGCGACCTGGTGGCCGCCAGCGGCGACCTGGCGCAAAGCCGCGCCGCACGGCTGCCGCGCATCACGCTGGCCGGCACCGTCGCCGCCGCGCGGCTGGACGCCGCCGGCGCCCAGCTAGACGGCCGAACCTGGTCGGTCGGCCCGCTGGCGGTGACCTTGCCGCTGTTCGACGGCGGCACGCGGCGCGCCAACGTCGACGCCGCGCGCACCGCCTACGACGCCGCCGCCGTCGCCTACCGCAGCCAGCTGCGCGCCGCGGTGCGCGAGGTGGAAGAGGCGCTGCTGCAGCTGAAGAGCACGGCCACGCGCGCCGACGACGCAAGCACCGCCGCCGAAGGCTACGAGCTCGCGTTCCGCGCCACCGAGCGCCGCCAGCAGAGCGGCGCCGCCAGCTTGTTCGAGCTGGAGGACGCGCGCCGCAGCGCCGTGCAGGCCCGCGTCGCGCTGATCGACCTGCAGCGCGAACGTGTCGCCGCCTGGATCGCGCTGTACCGCGCGCTCGGCGGTGGCTGGAGCGCGGCCGACGCCACCGCGGCGCAAGACCCGAACCGATAA
- the tet gene encoding Tet(A)/Tet(B)/Tet(C) family tetracycline efflux MFS transporter, whose protein sequence is MNRALTVILLTLALDAVGMSLVFPILPGLLRELAGADATAYHYGALLAVYAAMQFLFSPVLGALSDRYGRRPVLLASLAGAAADYVLMALAPNLAWLYVGRVLSGVTGASMAVGTAYITDVTDEPDRARRYGQMGAALGLGFVVGPLIGGALGEWSLRAPFLAAAAMNALNLLLAWRVLPESNQHRTAALEVVKLSAFSALHRLQGRRPLLPLVGVFAVVALVSQVPGSLWILYGQERYGWTAWVAGLSLACYGGLHAVSQAFVTGPLVARLGERRGLLVGMAADGLGFVLIGVATVGWMPFALLPLFAAGGLALPALQAMLARQVDEQHQGELQGTLASLTSLIGVGGPLVVTAAFAATQQSAPGSVWIAAALFYLLALPLLFSRRAREGESQPTP, encoded by the coding sequence GTGAACCGAGCTTTGACCGTCATCCTGCTGACGCTGGCGCTGGACGCCGTCGGCATGAGCCTGGTGTTCCCCATCCTGCCCGGCCTGCTGCGTGAACTCGCCGGTGCCGACGCCACCGCCTACCACTACGGCGCGCTGCTGGCCGTCTATGCGGCGATGCAGTTCCTGTTCTCCCCGGTGCTGGGCGCCTTGAGCGACCGCTACGGCCGCCGGCCGGTGCTGCTGGCCTCGCTGGCCGGCGCGGCGGCCGACTACGTGCTGATGGCGCTGGCGCCCAACCTGGCCTGGCTGTACGTCGGCCGCGTGCTGTCCGGTGTCACCGGCGCCAGCATGGCGGTGGGCACGGCCTACATCACCGACGTCACCGACGAGCCCGACCGCGCCCGGCGCTACGGCCAGATGGGCGCGGCGCTGGGCCTGGGCTTCGTCGTCGGGCCGCTGATCGGCGGCGCGCTCGGCGAATGGTCGCTGCGTGCGCCCTTCCTGGCAGCGGCGGCGATGAACGCGCTGAACCTGCTGCTCGCCTGGCGCGTGCTGCCCGAGTCCAACCAGCACCGCACGGCCGCGCTGGAAGTCGTCAAGCTCAGCGCCTTCTCGGCGCTGCACCGCCTGCAGGGCCGGCGGCCGCTGCTGCCGCTGGTCGGCGTGTTCGCCGTCGTCGCGCTGGTGTCGCAGGTGCCGGGCTCGCTGTGGATCCTGTACGGGCAGGAGCGTTACGGCTGGACCGCCTGGGTCGCGGGCCTGTCGCTGGCCTGCTACGGCGGCCTGCATGCCGTCTCGCAGGCCTTCGTCACCGGGCCGCTGGTGGCCCGGCTCGGCGAGCGGCGCGGGCTGCTGGTCGGCATGGCCGCCGACGGCCTGGGCTTCGTGCTGATCGGCGTGGCGACGGTGGGCTGGATGCCGTTCGCGCTCTTGCCGCTGTTCGCCGCCGGCGGCCTGGCCTTGCCGGCGCTGCAGGCGATGCTGGCGCGCCAGGTCGACGAGCAGCACCAGGGCGAGCTGCAGGGCACGCTGGCCAGCCTCACGAGCCTGATCGGCGTCGGCGGGCCGCTGGTCGTCACGGCGGCCTTCGCGGCGACGCAGCAGTCTGCGCCGGGCAGCGTCTGGATCGCCGCGGCGCTGTTCTACCTGCTGGCGCTGCCGCTGCTGTTCAGCCGGCGCGCGCGCGAAGGCGAGAGCCAACCGACTCCCTGA
- the tetR gene encoding tetracycline resistance transcriptional repressor TetR — MTDRARLHRDDVLRAALELLNEVGIDALTTRRLAERLGVQSPTLYWHFESRAALLDAMSAAVMLESRARLSPDPQQPWQDWLMADGLSFRRALLAYRDGARLHAGTRPGKAQHEPIEARLRMLHAAGFTPVAATTLLMSVGRFVVGWVLEEQSIQQPDALAAAAIPDATQYPLLAEGWAATVGGDADLLFERALRLLLDGAQARRR, encoded by the coding sequence ATGACCGACCGTGCCCGACTCCACCGCGACGACGTGCTGCGCGCCGCCCTCGAGCTGTTGAACGAGGTCGGCATCGACGCGCTGACCACCCGCAGGCTGGCCGAGCGCCTGGGCGTGCAGTCGCCGACGCTGTACTGGCATTTCGAGAGCCGCGCCGCGCTGCTGGACGCGATGTCGGCCGCCGTCATGCTGGAAAGCCGTGCCCGGCTGTCCCCCGACCCGCAGCAGCCCTGGCAGGACTGGCTGATGGCCGACGGCCTGAGCTTCCGCCGTGCGCTGCTGGCCTACCGCGACGGCGCGCGGCTCCATGCCGGCACCCGGCCTGGCAAGGCCCAGCACGAGCCCATCGAGGCCCGGCTGCGCATGCTGCACGCGGCCGGCTTCACGCCGGTCGCTGCGACGACGCTGCTGATGTCGGTGGGTCGTTTCGTCGTCGGCTGGGTGCTGGAGGAACAGTCGATCCAGCAGCCCGATGCCCTGGCGGCCGCCGCGATTCCCGACGCCACGCAATACCCGCTGCTGGCCGAAGGCTGGGCCGCGACGGTGGGCGGCGATGCCGACCTGTTGTTCGAGCGCGCGCTGCGTCTGCTCCTGGACGGAGCCCAGGCGCGACGGCGCTGA
- a CDS encoding SDR family NAD(P)-dependent oxidoreductase: MSPAPTALPLSLQDRVVFVAGGGSSGPGFSIGRAACITYARLGAKVCVADRDRGSADETTTLIRAEGGSAETFVGDMAQEADIVRIFAEAAEHFGPVDALHHNVGIGKTGGPMETSAADLDRIHAVNVRSLLTAAQQVLPGMAERGRGAIVTISSVAGLRYLGYPHLAYGVTKAALSHFTKLIALEYAGRGVRANCVVPGLIDTPRIARTVADRFAADLDEARAARDRQVPMGRMGTAWEVAHACAFLLSDAAAYITGTELVVDGGLVGRYA; encoded by the coding sequence ATGAGCCCGGCGCCGACCGCTCTGCCTTTGAGCCTTCAAGACCGCGTCGTCTTCGTCGCCGGCGGCGGTTCGTCCGGGCCCGGCTTCAGCATCGGCCGTGCGGCCTGCATCACCTATGCGCGCCTGGGCGCGAAGGTCTGCGTCGCCGACCGCGACCGCGGCTCGGCCGACGAGACCACCACGCTGATCCGCGCCGAAGGCGGCAGCGCCGAGACCTTCGTCGGCGACATGGCGCAGGAGGCCGACATCGTGCGCATCTTCGCCGAGGCCGCCGAGCACTTCGGCCCGGTCGATGCGCTGCATCACAACGTCGGCATCGGCAAGACCGGCGGGCCGATGGAGACGAGCGCGGCCGACCTCGACCGCATCCACGCCGTCAACGTGCGCAGCCTGCTGACGGCGGCGCAGCAGGTGCTGCCCGGCATGGCCGAGCGCGGGCGCGGGGCCATCGTCACGATCTCGTCGGTGGCCGGGCTGCGCTACCTCGGCTATCCGCACCTGGCCTACGGCGTGACCAAGGCCGCGCTGTCGCACTTCACGAAGCTGATCGCGCTCGAATACGCCGGCCGCGGCGTGCGCGCGAACTGCGTGGTGCCGGGGCTGATCGACACGCCGCGCATCGCCAGGACGGTGGCCGACCGCTTCGCCGCCGACCTGGACGAGGCCCGGGCCGCGCGCGACCGCCAGGTGCCGATGGGCCGCATGGGCACCGCCTGGGAGGTGGCGCATGCCTGCGCCTTCCTGCTCAGCGACGCCGCGGCCTACATCACCGGCACCGAGCTGGTCGTCGACGGCGGGCTGGTGGGGCGCTACGCCTGA